In one window of Pieris brassicae chromosome 10, ilPieBrab1.1, whole genome shotgun sequence DNA:
- the LOC123715418 gene encoding zinc finger protein 26-like — translation MEEKICDVEGTIKKDGQNKIMNLSKHKEPVAKMVIKSEPPDMPEVLGIIDILMNDKAESSTSTGKKKKNRNPIIQRRKKIMLSDDEWEPEKKSTTEKPSKEGSSKGTEEYYGYDILNQIEIVTITEEERLAELKEAYESRKHMNYICKGCAAGFVVKDAYDVHMKLHAKESGEFVCEVCNTYMKSEETLHRHKLRHYRRYRCMVCSVRYKDKDAVAGHVSFMHSGNTFNCDQCGSTFKRPQYLRRHIEQIHTKSTPMECPICQQVYYESGWYRNHIRKHNKEVQDSKIVKCPECDRTFKHKSYLKTHMLTHESCEVVCLECSENFRNSHLLEEHYKAAHAVNFTVRPDEDNRCTYCKRPFETRAKMHNHVQRMHVDGGKKYQCDHCKRLYYSKGEVRSHIKWTHLQHAGGHACTCGRVFRTPVRLRDHIATRHLGAIPPRDKHCPHCQKAFANQQVLTRHIKSHAGELFPCTECGREFKTQSYVKVHYQVAHLHMTRAQIRRQNKRKLIMVEDMNPQSPTNEEELYGCNECGKKFKTQSYVRIHYFTKHLNMTHAQAKKKCRELRSITQLPGCSKDPMQIEEVFVKTEPEDAEEPNGIKIPMFETFVDIQRESIV, via the exons atggaagaaaaaatatgtgatgTGGAAGgaactataaaaaaagatggTCAGAACAAAATTATGAACTTATCGAAACATAAAGAGCCTGTAGCGAAAATGGTAATTAAAAGTGAGCCACCAGATATGCCAGAAGTGCTTGgaattatagatattttaatgaatg ataaagCAGAGTCATCTACATCAACGggtaaaaaaaagaaaaacagaaATCCAATTATACAAAGACGGAAGAAGATAATGCTTTCTGATGATGAATGGGAACCTGAG AAAAAATCCACTACTGAAAAACCATCTAAAGAAGGTTCTTCAAAAG GAACTGAGGAATACTATGGATATGACATCCTTAACCAGATAGAGATAGTGACAATTACCGAAGAGGAGCGTCTTGCCGAGTTGAAAGAGGCCTATGAGTCTCGAAAACATATGAATTACATATGCAAGGGTTGTGCCGCTGGTTTTGTTGTGAAAGATGCCTATGATGTGCATATGAAGTTGCATGCAAAG GAATCAGGTGAATTTGTTTGCGAAGTGTGCAACACTTATATGAAGAGTGAGGAGACACTTCATCGTCACAAATTGCGACATTATAGAAGATACAG gtgTATGGTGTGCAGCGTGCGATACAAAGACAAAGACGCAGTGGCAGGCCACGTATCTTTTATGCACAGCGGGAATACGTTTAACTGCGACCAGTGCGGGTCTACCTTCAA GCGTCCACAATACCTGCGCCGTCACATTGAGCAGATTCATACAAAATCGACCCCAATGGAGTGCCCCATCTGCCAACAGGTCTACTATGAGAGTGGGTGGTACCGGAATCATATTAG AAAACATAACAAAGAAGTTCAAGACTCAAAAATAGTGAAATGTCCGGAATGTGACCGGACTTTCAAACACAAATCGTACCTAAAGACACACATGCTGACACACGAATCTTGTGAAGTTGTCTGTTTGGAGTGTTCGGAGAATTTTAGGAATTCACATCTGCTGGAGGAGCACTATAAAGCCGCGCATGCGGTTAATTTTACTGT TCGTCCCGACGAAGACAACCGCTGTACTTACTGCAAGCGGCCGTTTGAGACCCGCGCAAAGATGCACAACCATGTTCAGAGAATGCATGTTGATGGTGGCAAGAA GTATCAATGTGATCATTGTAAGCGTCTTTACTATTCAAAGGGTGAAGTTCGATCTCACATTAAATGGACCCACTTACAACACGCAGGCGGTCATGCCTGTACCTGTGGCAGAGTGTTTAGGACCCCAGTGCGTCTGCGAGACCACATCGCCACACGCCATTTGGGGGCCATCCCACCTCGGGACAAACATTGTCCACATTGTCAGAAGGCGTTTGCG AATCAGCAAGTTCTGACTCGGCACATAAAGTCGCACGCAGGTGAGCTGTTCCCGTGTACCGAGTGTGGAAGGGAATTCAAGACACAGTCTTATGTCAAGGTGCACTATCAGGTTGCGCACTTGCATATGACGCGTGCACAAATACGAAGGCAGAATAAGAGGAAACTTATCATGGTAGAGGATATG AATCCCCAATCACCAACAAACGAAGAAGAGCTATATGGTTGTAATGAGTGTGGAAAAAAGTTCAAAACTCAATCTTATGTCCGCATTCACTATTTCACCAAACATCTAAACATGACTCACGCGCAGGCGAAAAAGAAATGCAGGGAATTACGTTCCATAACGCAATTGCCTGGATGTTCCAAAGACCCCATGCAAATTGAAGAAGTATTTGTCAAGACCGAACCAGAAGACGCTGAAGAACCGAACGGCATAAAAATACCAATGTTTGAAACATTTGTTGATATCCAGAGGGAATCCATTGTTTAG
- the LOC123715135 gene encoding carbonyl reductase [NADPH] 1-like encodes MPTKVAVVTGSNKGIGFAIVRGLCKRFDGDVYLTSRDLNRGQNAVAELNKEGLRPKYHQLDITDPKSVEKLRDYLKENYGGIDILVNNAAIAFKVNAPEPVAVQAEQTLFVNYYSVLSTCEILFPILRNGARVINISSSCGHLSKIKSEKLRNQLKDPNLTIEGLSSMMQEYIDAAKQGTHAADWGNSCYVVSKVAVTALTMIQQRMLADRDIKVNAVHPGYVDTDMTSHKGVLTIDEGAVAPLYIALDAPDSVKGQYIWNDKRIISWEGKLVDRD; translated from the exons ATGCCCACTAAAGTAGCCGTTGTTACTGGATCAAATAAAGGAATCGGTTTTGCCATCGTACGTGGTCTCTGTAAGCGATTTGATGGTGACGTTTACCTTACTTCTAGAGATTTAAATCGGGGTCAGAATGCAGTCGCTGAACTTAACAAGGAAGGTCTGCGTCCGAAATACCATCAACTGGACATCACAGACCCTAAGAGCGTTGAAAAGTTACgtgattatttaaaagaaaattatgggGGTATAGATATTCTAGTGAACAATGCTGCTATTGCTTTTAAAGTTAATGCTCCGGAACCCGTCGCAGTTCAGGCGGAACAAactttgtttgttaattactACTCTGTTCTATCGACTTGCGAGATACTCTTTCCAATTTTACGCAATGGTGCAAGAGTAATTAACATATCAAGTTCTTGTGGGCATTTGAGTAAAATCAAGAGTGAGAAGTTGAGGAATCAGTTGAAGGACCCTAATCTAACTATAGAAGGCTTGTCTAGCATGATGCAAGAATATATTGATGCAGCAAAACAAGGTACTCACGCTGCAGACTGGGGAAATTCATGCTATGTTGTTTCTAAGGTTGCAGTAACAGCATTGACCATGATACAACAAAGAATGCTTGCTGATAGAG ATATTAAAGTAAATGCCGTACACCCTGGATATGTGGACACTGATATGACTTCTCATAAGGGAGTGCTAACTATTGATGAAGGGGCAGTTGCTCCACTTTACATAGCATTAGACGCTCCAGACTCTGTTAAAGGGCAGTATATTTGGAATGACAAAAGAATAATCAGTTGGGAAGGAAAATTGGTTGATAGAGACTAA
- the LOC123715756 gene encoding carbonyl reductase [NADPH] 1-like: MAPKVAVVTGSNKGIGFAIVRALCKRFDGDVYLTSRDLNRGQNAVAELNKEGLRPKYHQLDITDPKSAEKLRDHLKENYGGLDILVNNAAIAFKVNAPEPVAVQTEQTLFVNYYSVLSTCEILFPILRNGARVVNITSSCGHLTKIKSEKLRNRFKDPNLTIEGLCNMMQEYIEAAKQGTQAADWGNSSYAVAKVAITALSKIQQRMYADRDIIVNAVNPGYAATDMTLHKGRLTIDQAAVAPVYLALDAPDSVKGQYVWKDKSAISWEEELADPDYII, encoded by the exons ATGGCTCCGAAAGTAGCCGTTGTTACCGGATCAAATAAAGGAATCGGTTTTGCCATCGTGCGTGCTCTCTGTAAGCGATTTGATGGTGATGTTTACCTTACATCTAGAGATTTAAATCGGGGTCAGAATGCAGTCGCTGAACTTAACAAAGAAGGCCTGCGTCCGAAATACCATCAACTGGACATCACAGACCCTAAGAGCGCTGAAAAGTTACGTGatcatttaaaagaaaattatgggGGTTTAGATATTCTAGTGAACAATGCTGCTATTGCTTTTAAAGTAAATGCTCCAGAACCCGTCGCAGTTCAGACGGAACAAactttgtttgttaattactACTCTGTTCTATCGACTTGCGAGATACTCTTTCCAATTTTACGCAATGGTGCAAGAGTGGTTAACATAACAAGTTCCTGTGGGCATTTGACTAAAATCAAGAGTGAGAAGTTGAGGAATCGGTTTAAGGATCCTAATCTAACTATAGAAGGCTTGTGTAACATGATGCAAGAATATATTGAGGCAGCAAAACAAGGTACTCAAGCAGCAGACTGGGGAAATTCAAGCTATGCTGTTGCTAAGGTTGCTATAACAGCATTGTCCAAGATACAACAAAGAATGTATGCTGATAGAG ataTTATAGTAAATGCAGTGAACCCTGGTTATGCGGCCACTGATATGACTTTACATAAGGGAAGGCTAACTATTGATCAAGCGGCAGTTGCTCCAGTTTACTTAGCATTAGATGCTCCAGACTCTGTTAAAGGGCAGTATGTTTGGAAGGACAAGAGTGCAATCAGTTGGGAAGAGGAATTGGCTGATCcagactatattatataa
- the LOC123715707 gene encoding carbonyl reductase [NADPH] 1-like, translating into MLVFRKMAPKVAVVTGSNKGIGFAIVRALCKRFDGDVYLTSRDLNRGQNAVAELNKEGLRPKYHQLDITDPKSAEKLRDHLKENYGGLDILVNNAAIAFKVNAPEPVAVQAEQTLFVNYYSVLSTCEILFPILRNGARVVNITSSCGHLTKIKSEKLRNRFKDPNLTIEGLCNMMQEYIEAAKQGTQAADWGNSSYAVAKVAITALSKIQQRMYADRDIIVNAVNPGYAATDMTLHKGRLTIDQAAVAPVYLALDAPDSVKGQYVWKDKSAISWEEELADPDYII; encoded by the exons TGCTCTCTGTAAGCGATTTGATGGTGATGTTTACCTTACATCTAGAGATTTAAATCGGGGTCAGAATGCAGTCGCTGAACTTAACAAAGAAGGCCTGCGTCCGAAATACCATCAACTGGACATCACAGACCCTAAGAGCGCTGAAAAGTTACGTGatcatttaaaagaaaattatgggGGTTTAGATATTCTAGTGAACAATGCTGCTATTGCTTTTAAAGTAAATGCTCCAGAACCCGTCGCAGTTCAGGCGGAACAAactttgtttgttaattactACTCTGTTCTATCGACTTGCGAGATACTCTTTCCAATTTTACGCAATGGTGCAAGAGTGGTTAACATAACAAGTTCCTGTGGGCATTTGACTAAAATCAAGAGTGAGAAGTTGAGGAATCGGTTTAAGGATCCTAATCTAACTATAGAAGGCTTGTGTAACATGATGCAAGAATATATTGAGGCAGCAAAACAAGGTACTCAAGCAGCAGACTGGGGAAATTCAAGCTATGCTGTTGCTAAGGTTGCTATAACAGCATTGTCCAAGATACAACAAAGAATGTATGCTGATAGAG ataTTATAGTAAATGCAGTGAACCCTGGTTATGCGGCCACTGATATGACTTTACATAAGGGAAGGCTAACTATTGATCAAGCGGCAGTTGCTCCAGTTTACTTAGCATTAGATGCTCCAGACTCTGTTAAAGGGCAGTATGTTTGGAAGGACAAGAGTGCAATCAGTTGGGAAGAGGAATTGGCTGATCcagactatattatataa